CATGGCGTGCGTGTTGCACGTTCCGGCCCGCGCAAACCCGACGGGCCGTCATCGGTCCGCTCTCCGGCAGCCTTCTCCTCCGCGGGGCCGGCCGCCGCGCAGGCGGTGCGGCCCGGCGGGTGGAAGCACGCGGTGACGGTCTTGCCCTCCGGCCCGACCCGGGCGGTCCAGGTGTCGGCCAGCGCGTCCACGATCGCCATGCCGCGCCCGGAGGTCGCGGTGGCGCTCTCCGGACGCGCCAGCGGCGCCTCGGGGAGGTGTCGCCCACGCTGACGTACAGGCAGCTGCCGTCCCAGGTCATCACGAGGTGGGCGGCGCTGCGCGCGTGGACGTGGGCGTTGGTGACGAGCTCGGAGACGGTGAGGACGACCGCGTCGGCCGTGCCCGGCGCACCGGTCGTCCAGCCGAGGTCGTCGAGGTGCCGGCGGGCCCAGGCGCGGCCTGCCGAGACGGTGCTGGGCAGCGGCAGCGTCCGGGCCCAGCCGAGGGCGCGTATCGAGGCTTCCCTGTCGTGCACGTCGGGGCTCCTCTCTCTGCTTCGGGGACAGTCGCCCTTGCGGCTGCCCCGGCACCGTCCCGTACGCATGGCCGGTCGGCCGGTGTACGGGACGGTGCCGGGCGCCCGCTCAGCGCAGCGCCCACACCTGGTTGGGCTGGGTGCCGCTGCCGTAGCAGTCCCAGATCTGGACCCGGGTGCCGTTGGCGGTGCCCTGGCCGGCCGCGTCCAGGCACTTGCCCGAGTTCGGGTTCACGAAGGTGCCGTTCCCGTTGACCTGCCACTGCTGGGCACCGTTGTTGAGGCACGTCCAGAGCCTGACCTGGGTGCCGTTGGCGGTGCCCTGTCCTGCGACGTCGAGGCACTTGCCGGAGTTCGGGTTCACGAAGGTGTTGCCGGTGCGCTGCCACTTCTGCGCGACGGTGCCGTTGCAGTCGTAGAGCTGGACGGGCGTGCCGTCGGCGGTGCCGGCCGCCTGGACGTCCAGGCAGCGGCCGCTGCCCTGCCCGACGATCGTGCTGCCGCCGGTACCGCCGCCCCCGCCCCCGCCGCCGGTGCCGTTGGCGGTGAAGTTGAAGGAGTCGACGCCGAGGCCGGTGCCGCCCACCCACGGCTCGAAGCCGAACTGCACGCTCGTCATGTACCAGGCCCGGTCGAGGTAGCCGCGGTTTGCGGAGTCCTCGGTGAAGTCCTTGATGTTCACCTGGAGCGAGGTGGTGGTCTGCTGGCGGACATAGGAGACGACGTTCCACGAGATGCCGCCGTTGGACAGCCGGCCCTCCCACACGTCCCAGCCCGCGCCGGCCAGGTTCGCGGTGCCGATCTTCTGCCCGGCCGGCTGCGGGGCGCCGAGGTGGCTGCCCCAGATCATCAGCTCGGCGCCGTTGTTCTGGCCCGACGGGTTCGGCGAGGAGTCGAACCAGATGTCGTAGGCGGCGTCGTAGGCGCCGGTGCCGACCGTCCGGTAGGCGACGCTGGTCTGCGGGTTGGCGAAGGCGCTGACCTGGAGCGGGAGGCCGCTGCCCGAGCTGCAGTTGGTGTAGTGACAGCCGGCGTACACCGACGGGTAGGAGGCCGGCGCGCCGTTGGTCGGCTTGTTGTGGCTCTCCGAGGAGATGGTGAAGCCGCTGTCGGTGACGGACAGGCACTGCTGGGTGCTGTCGCCCCAGTTGTTGTTCTGCACGATGTAGTGGCCGCCGGCGATCGGGACGGAACCGAAGGTGTCGCAGAGCTGGGTGGCGGCCCCGGCGGGGGCGGCCATGACGGCCGGGAGGGCGACCGCCGCGACCAGCAGGGCGAGGGCGGTGACGGCCGAGCGCAGGCGCATCGGTAACGACTTCATCAGGGTCCTCCGTCGAGGTGTGCGAGTGGGCGCGAACGGTCGTGGGGCAGCACCGGCTGCGGGCTGCAGGCGACCCGTCCGTGCTCCGAAACGGTAGGAGGGTCCATCGCGGATGGGGAAGACGTTCGACCGAAGATTCGGGAGCGCTCCCATTTATCGAGGTGAAGTGCCCCGTTCGTTCGAAACTTATGGGAGCGCTCCCAAAATGCCGTCAAAGCCGTTGACAGTGCCATGTCGGGCCTGCACGCTCCGGGGTGGCGTCGGTGCACCGCGACCCGTCCGCGCTCCCCACCGGCCTGCCCTCTTCCCGCCCCCACGCTTCCGCCCCCACGCGACGCCCGAGGTGAGGCCTGTGAACACCCGAACGGCCCGACTGACCCACACCGCCGTGACCCTGACGGCCCTGACGGCCGCGGTCGTCGCCCCGGCACCCGGGCTCGCCCCGCACCGCGCGGCGGCCGCGGACGCGGCGCCCGCCCCCGAGGTCATCACCGTCGACACCGGCCGCCAGTCCGGGCCGCTGACAAAGGCGGGCCTGGGCACGCTGTTCGGGGTGGCCGCGACGCCGGCCACCCCGCGCGACCTGGTCGCGCAGTCCCAGGTCTTCCTCAGCCAGCACCAGAGCCTCGCCGGCGACGCCCACTACCCGACCTCCACCGAGGCGGTCACCGGCACGCTCCAGGGCACCGGCGTGCGGATGATCGCCCGGTTCAACGACATGATGGGCGGCTGGCCCTATCAGTGGACGTCCATGGACCAGTGGCTCGACCAGGTGCGAAGCGGCATGCGGTCGCTGGCCGCCTACCGGAGCCAGATCTACGCGGTCGCGCCGCTCAACGAACCGGACAACAAGCTGCAGGGTGCCTTCATGACCGATCCCGGTCTGCCCGCCGGGAGTTACGACGACAAGGTCAACTACCTCTGGACGCAGACCGTCCGGACGATCCGCTCGATCGACCCGGGCGTCCCCGTGATGGGGCCCGACTACGAGCACTACAACCCCTGGGAGTCCGCCGACCGGCAGCCCCGGATGCGGGCCTTCCTGGTGAACGCGATCAACACCGGGACGGTGCCCGACGTCATCGGCTGGCACAGCCTCGGCCCCAGCCCGGGCGACGTGCCGGCCTCGCTCACCTCGTACTACCGGCCGCTGGAGCAGGAGTTGCACCTGCCCGGGGCGCCCAAGCCGATCGCGATCGAGGAGTACGGCCCGGGCAGCGGGGACTTCGAGGGCGTGCCCGGCACCATGGTCAAGCACTGGGCGGAGTTCGCCCGGTACGGGATCGACTGCGCGACCATGGGCGTCTACACCAACCCCGGCCTGCTCGGGAACACGCTGCGCCGCAGCTACGGTGCGCCGCCGAAGCCCGACGGCGGCTTCTGGTTCATGAGCTGGTTCAAGGCGATGCAGGGCAACGGGCTGGCCGTCAGCCGCTGGGACACCCGGCACTACCAGGCCGCCGACGCGGTGGCGACCTGGAACCAGGCGGACCGCTCGGTCACCGTGCTGGCCGGGGGCGAGGACGCCGACGTCGACGTGAAGCTCCAGGGCCTGGCCGCCCGCGGGCTCGGCCCCGCCGTCCGGGTCCGGGTCGAGTACGCGCACTGGTCCAAGGACCCCGCCGAGGCAGACACCACCGTGGAGAGCGGCGGTGATCCGGAGAGCGGGCCGCACCTGCTGGTCGACCGGACGGCGACCCTCGACGCGGACGGCGGGCTCACCGTCCCGATCCACCGGATGGACCGCTACGACGGCTACCGGATCACCGTCTCGCCGCAGGCGCCGGCCGTGCCCGACCCGACCGTGCATGAGGCCGAGGCGGCCCAGCGCACCGACGCCGTGCTGCACACCGGCGCCGACGGCGTGCTCGCCTCGGGCGGTGCGTACGTCGGCGGGATCGACCACCCGGACAGCGCGCTGGCGTTCGGGGTGGACGTGCCGCAGGCCGGCATCTACGCCATGGCCGTGCACTACGCAGCGGCCCTGGGCGCGGCCACCCACACCGTGACCGTCAACGGCCGCGCCCAGGAGCCGGTCTCGTACCCGGCCACCACCGGCTGGTCGCCGACCGAGTTGCGGACCGCGTCCGCGAAGGTGCTGCTGAACGCCGGGCACAACACCGTCACCCTCGGGCACGGCACGGGCTATGCGGAGGTCGACGACATCGAGGTCCGTCCGGACACCCACCGCTACGAGGCGGAGTCGGCGTTCGTGACCGACGCCCGGCGCAGCGTCTTCACCTACGACTACGTCCCGGGGTACGTCGGGGGGATCGACAAGGCGGACAGCGCGGTGGAGTTCGCCGTCGATGCGCCGGCCGACGGCGACTACCGGCTGGACGTCGGCTACGCCAACGGCACCGGGGCCACCGCGACCCACCAGGTGTCCGTCGACGCGGTGGCCCAGGGGCAGGTGAGTTACCCGCCGACGGCCTCGTGGTTGGGCACGCCGGACCAGGATCGGCCGGAACGCCTCGCCCAGGTCACCCTCCACCTCCACCAGGGCCTGAACCGCGTCCGGCTCCTGAAGGGCACTGGCTATGCCGAGTTGGATTTCCTGACGGTGAACCCGGCGCCCTGACGACTCAGACCTGCCGGAGGCCCTCGACCGGGACGAACTCGTCGATGATGCGGGCGAGTTCGTCCGGTCGGTCGAGGGGGAGCAGGGTGTAGCCGTCCTCGACCTCGACCAGTCGGCCCTGCGGGAGGAGCTCGGCCAGGCGGCGGCCGTGCTCGGGCGGCATCACCCGGTCCTGCGCGGCCCAGACCACGAGGGCGGGCCGGTCGAACAGCGGCAGCCGTTCGGCGGCGGCGATCAGGAACCGCGGGTCGGCCGCGGCGGCACGCAGCAGTCGGACGGTGTCCCGGCGGATCTCCGGCCGTTCGAGGACCGGCGCGAGCCAGCGGGCGGTGGCGGCGTCGCCGCGCTTGGTCAGCCACCCGAAGGCGATCGGGAGCCGCCGCAGCGCCCGGAGCCGCATCTGCTGCATGAACAGCCCGAACAGTGCCGGCGACAGTCGGCCGGCGAGAACGAGCGTCTTCCCGGTCAGCCCGGGCGGGAAGTTGTCGAAGGCATCGCACGAGACCAGCACGGCGCGCCCGACCCGCGCCGCGCCCTCGGCCATCAGCAACTGGACGAGGGCGCCGCCGGTGTCGTTGCCGACCAGGGTGACGTCCTGGAGGTCGAGGCGGTCGAGGAACTCGGCGACCAGGCGGGCCGTCGCGGGCAGCGAGAGGTCCGCGCCGGCGGGCATCGCCCGGCGGTGCGCGCCCAGCGGCAGGGTCGGTGCCACGCAGCGGTGGCCGTCCGACAGCCGGGCGATCGGGCCGTCCCACAGCGACGAGTCCATCATCAGCCCGTGCAGCAGGACGATCACCGGACCGTCGCCGCCGGTGTCCACGTAGTCGATCGTTCCGGTGGAGAGCTCGATGTGCGGCACGGTCGTCAGCCTCCCTGCGGCGCGGGGACGACGGAGAGCCGGACGGCCCGTCCGTCCCCCTTGCCCGGTGGACCGCGCAGCCGCGGGTGCGGCCGCTGCGGGGCACGGGGGAAATCGTCCCTCCCCAAAAGTGAACCACGCGGTTCGCAGGCTGTCCACGGAGCCGGACGCGACCGTGCCCGGCTGCGGGACCGGCGCGACGAGCTCTGCGCCGACTCCTCCTACGGGGATCCCGCCGAGAGCGCGAGGGGTTTCCGATGGGGCCGGGCAGCCGGCCGGCCTCAGCAGGTGGCTGATGTCGCGGTCGAACGTGAGCTCGCGCAGGATCGTGGTCGGCCGCCCGTCCGCCATCCGCCAGATGAAGGTGTAGAGCACCGGCTCGCCGTCCTTGACCCGCCGCATCACGATCGCGGCCTGGTCGCCGAGGTCGGTGGTGGTCGGGAAGGTCACATCGTCGACGGACTCGCCCACCCTCTGCCCCTGCCCGCGCAGCGCCCGGAAGCGGGCCATGAACTTGTCCTTGGTCAGGGTGATCGTCTGCCCTGCCCGGTCGACCCGTACGTTCTGGAACTCGGGGTCGTACAGCCGGTCCAGCGCGTCCACGTCCATGGCCAGTCCGGCGTCGAGGTAGGTCGTGGCCGGCGCCCGACTGCCGAACACACCCACGCTCGCCCGCATCCCCGAGTACGGGCTGCGCGCGCTGGAAGACAGCGGGCTGTCCCTGCCCCAGGCGGCCACCGTCGTCTACACCGCCGTCCACTACACCTTCGGCCACGTCATCGAGGAGCAGGACTCCGCCGAGGCCGAGCCCACCGAGGAATTCGCGCTGGCCTACCCGACCGTGGCCCGCACCATGGAGGAGGGCCGCCGCGTCGGGCTGACCGCCACCGACGTCTTCGACGCGGGCCTGTCCCTGATCATCGGGAACGGGTGAGAACAGCCTGCCGTACTCGGCCGGGCCGCATGAGCGCCGAAGAACCGACGAGCGCAACCACTACGCCCCCGCCGCCTCCTCGCGCTCCAGGGCGCGGACCAGCGCGACCAGGCCCGCGTCGACTCCCGAGGTGTCGCCGGTGGTGAGCCACTCCACCAGGAAGCCCCGGAGCACGGCGAGGATCATCTCGGCGACCTGGCCCTTGCGCTCGTCGGTCCAGTCCGGCGGGCAGAGGGCGAGCAGGGTCGGCCGGTACTGCTGGGAGGCGTCCCGGCCCAGCGGGCCGTAGCGGCCGGGGTCGTACATGGTCAGGCCGATCGCCTGGTCGAGCACGCGCAGACCCGACTCCGCGTCCATCAGCACGGGCCAGACGGCCCGCACCCTGGCAGCCAGCGTGCCGTCCGGCAGTGCGGCGACGGCGGCCTCCACATGGCCGATCCGCCGTTCGCGCAGCCGGACGACGGCCTGCCGGAGCAGGTCGTCGGCCCCGTCGAAGTGGTAGAGCAGGACCTTGTGCGTGGTGCCGGCCGCCCGCGCCGCCCGGCGCAGCGAGAAGTCCACGAGGCCGTTGGCAGCCAGGTCGTCGGTGACCCGTTCGAGCAGGTCCCGGCGCCTGGCCTCGCCGCGCGGCGAGCCCGCGGACCGCCGGTAGCCGGTCCGTTCCGGGGAGGCGTCGTCGGCAGAGGTGCTCACCACCACAGCTTTCACGGTCGGACGTCCTCATGGGGTGGCGGCGCGGCAGGCGGCCGGGGGATTCCGCCCCGGTCGGGGAATGACAGCACGGGCGGGCGCTGAAGTCCAGCGGGCCGGCGGCACCGGAGGACGGTGCGGAGGCGGCCGCCCTGGCGGCCATCGGCGGTACCCTGCTGCCCGGCGGCGCGTGCGGCCACCCACCGCCCGCGGCCGATCCGTCCCGCCGAGAGGAACACCGTGGTCAGCCTGAAGGACGTCGCCCAGCGCGCGGGTGTGTCGATCAAGACCGTCTCCAACGTGGTCAACGGCTACCAGCACGTCACACCGGCCATGCGCGAACGCGTCCAGCGGGCCATCGACGAGCTCGGGTACCGCCCGAACCTGACTGCGCGCCACCTGCGCAAGGGCCGCACCGGCATCATCGCGCTCGCCGTCCCGGAGCTGGGCAACCCGTACTTCGCCGAGCTCGCCGGGGCGGTGATCGACGCCGCCGCCCAGCACGACTACACGGTGCTGCTCGACCACACCGGCGGCCGGCGCGACAAGGAGCTGCTTGTCTGTCAGGGCTTCCGTTCGCACGTCATGGACGGCCTGATCCTCAGCCCGATCGAACTGGAGTCGGCGGATCTGCTCGCCCGGACGGAGAGCTCCCCGCTCGTCCTGCTCGGCGAACGCGAGTACGACGCCCCGTTCGACCACATCGCCATCGACAACGTCGCCGCGGCCCGGTCGGCCGTCCGTCACCTGATCGATCTGGGCCGCCGCCGGATCGCCTTCCTGGGCGCCCGGCGGGAGAGCGCGCGCGAGCCCGCCCACCTGCGGCTGCGTGGCTGGCGCGAGGAACTCACGGCGGCCGGGCTGCCCGCCGACGACGCCCTCGTGGTGGCCACCGACGGCTACGGGCGGGAGGACGGAGCCCGTGCGATGGCGGCGTTGCTGGACGGCGCGGACCGCCCGGACGCGGTGTTCGCCTACAACGACACCGTCGCGATCGGTGCGATGCGCACGCTCGCGGACCGGGGGCTGCGGATCCCGGAGGACATCGCCGTGGTCGGCTTCGACGACATCGAGGAGGGCCGGTTCGCGGGAGTCCCGCTGACCACCATCTCCCCGGACAAGGAGGCCATCGCCCGGCTCGCCGTCGACTGCCTGGTCGAGCGGCTCTCCGGTGGCGCGTCCACCGAGCCGCGCCGGGCCCGGCCCGGGCACCGGCTGGTTGTGCGGGAATCGACGGCCGGCCGGGCCTGACGCCGGCTGCACGGAGTCCCGGCCGCCGCCCGCGCGGGCAGCGACCGGGACAGGTCGACGGTCGGTCAGTCCGTCACCGCCGGAGCGCTCTCAGCGCCTTCCGCAGCGGTGACGGCGGGTTCGCCGGGTGCTGCGGGCCCGTCGGGCTCGGCCGCCGGGGCGGGCGACGGGCTGAGCCGCAGCCACAGCAGGAAGGCGGCGCCGAGCACCAGCATCCCCAGTCCTGTCCACAGGTTGATCCGCACCCCCTGGGCCTTGGCGACTGCGGCGGGGGAGTCGAACGCCCCGACCACGGTCAGGACCGCGCCGTAGAGGACGAACAGACCCCCGATCACCCGGCGGATGTCGAACA
The Kitasatospora paranensis genome window above contains:
- a CDS encoding RICIN domain-containing protein codes for the protein MKSLPMRLRSAVTALALLVAAVALPAVMAAPAGAATQLCDTFGSVPIAGGHYIVQNNNWGDSTQQCLSVTDSGFTISSESHNKPTNGAPASYPSVYAGCHYTNCSSGSGLPLQVSAFANPQTSVAYRTVGTGAYDAAYDIWFDSSPNPSGQNNGAELMIWGSHLGAPQPAGQKIGTANLAGAGWDVWEGRLSNGGISWNVVSYVRQQTTTSLQVNIKDFTEDSANRGYLDRAWYMTSVQFGFEPWVGGTGLGVDSFNFTANGTGGGGGGGGTGGSTIVGQGSGRCLDVQAAGTADGTPVQLYDCNGTVAQKWQRTGNTFVNPNSGKCLDVAGQGTANGTQVRLWTCLNNGAQQWQVNGNGTFVNPNSGKCLDAAGQGTANGTRVQIWDCYGSGTQPNQVWALR
- a CDS encoding CBM35 domain-containing protein, which codes for MNTRTARLTHTAVTLTALTAAVVAPAPGLAPHRAAAADAAPAPEVITVDTGRQSGPLTKAGLGTLFGVAATPATPRDLVAQSQVFLSQHQSLAGDAHYPTSTEAVTGTLQGTGVRMIARFNDMMGGWPYQWTSMDQWLDQVRSGMRSLAAYRSQIYAVAPLNEPDNKLQGAFMTDPGLPAGSYDDKVNYLWTQTVRTIRSIDPGVPVMGPDYEHYNPWESADRQPRMRAFLVNAINTGTVPDVIGWHSLGPSPGDVPASLTSYYRPLEQELHLPGAPKPIAIEEYGPGSGDFEGVPGTMVKHWAEFARYGIDCATMGVYTNPGLLGNTLRRSYGAPPKPDGGFWFMSWFKAMQGNGLAVSRWDTRHYQAADAVATWNQADRSVTVLAGGEDADVDVKLQGLAARGLGPAVRVRVEYAHWSKDPAEADTTVESGGDPESGPHLLVDRTATLDADGGLTVPIHRMDRYDGYRITVSPQAPAVPDPTVHEAEAAQRTDAVLHTGADGVLASGGAYVGGIDHPDSALAFGVDVPQAGIYAMAVHYAAALGAATHTVTVNGRAQEPVSYPATTGWSPTELRTASAKVLLNAGHNTVTLGHGTGYAEVDDIEVRPDTHRYEAESAFVTDARRSVFTYDYVPGYVGGIDKADSAVEFAVDAPADGDYRLDVGYANGTGATATHQVSVDAVAQGQVSYPPTASWLGTPDQDRPERLAQVTLHLHQGLNRVRLLKGTGYAELDFLTVNPAP
- a CDS encoding alpha/beta hydrolase, which produces MPHIELSTGTIDYVDTGGDGPVIVLLHGLMMDSSLWDGPIARLSDGHRCVAPTLPLGAHRRAMPAGADLSLPATARLVAEFLDRLDLQDVTLVGNDTGGALVQLLMAEGAARVGRAVLVSCDAFDNFPPGLTGKTLVLAGRLSPALFGLFMQQMRLRALRRLPIAFGWLTKRGDAATARWLAPVLERPEIRRDTVRLLRAAAADPRFLIAAAERLPLFDRPALVVWAAQDRVMPPEHGRRLAELLPQGRLVEVEDGYTLLPLDRPDELARIIDEFVPVEGLRQV
- a CDS encoding TetR/AcrR family transcriptional regulator C-terminal domain-containing protein, whose product is MAGARLPNTPTLARIPEYGLRALEDSGLSLPQAATVVYTAVHYTFGHVIEEQDSAEAEPTEEFALAYPTVARTMEEGRRVGLTATDVFDAGLSLIIGNG
- a CDS encoding TetR/AcrR family transcriptional regulator — protein: MSTSADDASPERTGYRRSAGSPRGEARRRDLLERVTDDLAANGLVDFSLRRAARAAGTTHKVLLYHFDGADDLLRQAVVRLRERRIGHVEAAVAALPDGTLAARVRAVWPVLMDAESGLRVLDQAIGLTMYDPGRYGPLGRDASQQYRPTLLALCPPDWTDERKGQVAEMILAVLRGFLVEWLTTGDTSGVDAGLVALVRALEREEAAGA
- a CDS encoding LacI family DNA-binding transcriptional regulator, which codes for MVSLKDVAQRAGVSIKTVSNVVNGYQHVTPAMRERVQRAIDELGYRPNLTARHLRKGRTGIIALAVPELGNPYFAELAGAVIDAAAQHDYTVLLDHTGGRRDKELLVCQGFRSHVMDGLILSPIELESADLLARTESSPLVLLGEREYDAPFDHIAIDNVAAARSAVRHLIDLGRRRIAFLGARRESAREPAHLRLRGWREELTAAGLPADDALVVATDGYGREDGARAMAALLDGADRPDAVFAYNDTVAIGAMRTLADRGLRIPEDIAVVGFDDIEEGRFAGVPLTTISPDKEAIARLAVDCLVERLSGGASTEPRRARPGHRLVVRESTAGRA